In the genome of Campylobacter concisus, one region contains:
- a CDS encoding cytochrome C, with protein MGEPHLCPRCEQRTIYFDGICYDCRQKEKLEFYQGLSEAEIKQKLKNVLAHTDEIGKYDEIYSDLVYIFYLHGICDEQIIREVTKECEYYPFEIYKNASSDVRDELINSLNGAENRVKTNHILCALAWQGDEVVRELFFKLYNAPKPWKVKLHVDTDAYAQVAGWSFDESGKRRSLVFDKCFTCGPSQNADASIKFKALNDEKCKFCSGEMLEFIIKKESLKRLGLELKNDAVLKFCPTCIGLVQYFCQNDGNNMQTEIVGEGESDDYLRDAVTTLDGQNFELASEVCAHYSYMIDSEILLGGYPQWEQDAEHLKCPKCSKSMKYIAQIPLGSLVDGEGTIYVQICDECEIVGANFQCT; from the coding sequence ATGGGTGAGCCACATCTTTGTCCTAGGTGCGAGCAAAGGACGATTTACTTTGATGGGATCTGCTATGATTGCAGGCAAAAAGAGAAGCTGGAGTTTTATCAAGGCTTAAGCGAGGCTGAGATTAAGCAAAAGCTAAAAAATGTCCTAGCTCACACAGACGAGATAGGCAAATATGATGAAATTTATAGCGATCTTGTCTATATTTTCTACCTGCACGGCATTTGCGACGAGCAGATAATAAGAGAAGTAACCAAAGAGTGTGAATACTATCCATTTGAAATTTACAAAAACGCCTCAAGTGATGTAAGAGATGAGCTCATAAATAGTCTAAATGGCGCTGAAAATAGGGTAAAAACTAATCACATCCTTTGCGCGCTTGCGTGGCAGGGCGATGAGGTGGTGAGGGAGCTATTTTTTAAGCTTTATAATGCGCCAAAGCCTTGGAAGGTAAAGCTTCACGTAGATACTGACGCATACGCTCAGGTTGCTGGCTGGAGCTTTGACGAGAGTGGTAAGAGAAGAAGCCTAGTTTTTGATAAGTGTTTTACATGTGGGCCAAGCCAAAACGCAGATGCAAGCATTAAATTTAAAGCACTAAACGATGAAAAATGTAAATTTTGTAGCGGCGAGATGCTGGAATTTATCATCAAAAAAGAGAGTCTAAAGCGACTTGGGCTAGAGCTTAAAAACGATGCTGTACTTAAATTTTGTCCAACATGCATTGGTCTTGTGCAGTATTTTTGCCAAAATGATGGCAATAATATGCAAACAGAGATAGTAGGTGAGGGCGAGAGTGATGACTATTTAAGAGATGCTGTGACGACTCTTGATGGGCAAAATTTCGAGCTAGCCAGCGAGGTTTGCGCTCACTACTCATATATGATAGATAGCGAAATTTTGCTTGGAGGATATCCGCAGTGGGAGCAAGATGCCGAGCATTTAAAATGTCCAAAATGTAGCAAAAGCATGAAATACATAGCACAAATTCCTCTTGGAAGTCTAGTAGATGGCGAGGGAACTATTTATGTTCAAATCTGTGATGAATGCGAGATCGTCGGGGCAAATTTTCAGTGTACGTAA
- a CDS encoding cache domain-containing protein, whose product MQNNMRVFFDYQVKQLNKSIDDEKFSSMAISILLAQNESIQMCLLGQSRDECIKNIENLTKTLGAASMYNNIKLHIYDKDLKSYVRSWDLNRYGDMIASSRFLVQESRHQNKPMVGIEAWYAGTHIRAVSNVIRDGKIIGNIEVLLNFDSLGNYFKKQGIDLFVLLAKDKMPSRKSIPSDQILNDYYIENLSSANLNIVGFLRDINFKEYEFYVYKTHYFCVVPLIDASNTQIGYYVLHVNTNEKERNISQNYFESEELF is encoded by the coding sequence ATGCAAAATAATATGCGAGTCTTTTTTGATTACCAGGTAAAACAGCTTAATAAAAGTATAGATGATGAGAAATTTTCATCAATGGCGATCTCGATCTTGCTTGCTCAAAATGAATCCATACAAATGTGCTTGCTAGGGCAAAGTCGCGATGAATGTATAAAAAATATCGAAAATTTAACCAAAACCCTTGGCGCAGCATCGATGTATAACAACATTAAGCTTCATATTTATGATAAAGATCTAAAAAGCTATGTAAGGAGTTGGGATTTAAACAGATATGGCGATATGATCGCTAGTAGTAGGTTTTTAGTGCAAGAGTCAAGGCATCAAAACAAGCCCATGGTTGGCATCGAGGCGTGGTATGCTGGAACGCATATAAGGGCTGTCTCAAACGTAATACGTGATGGTAAAATTATTGGCAACATCGAGGTTTTGTTAAATTTTGATTCACTTGGAAATTATTTTAAAAAGCAAGGAATTGATCTATTTGTTCTTTTGGCAAAAGACAAGATGCCATCTCGTAAAAGCATTCCAAGTGATCAAATTTTAAATGATTATTACATCGAAAATTTAAGCAGTGCAAATTTAAACATAGTAGGTTTTTTGCGTGATATTAATTTTAAAGAATATGAATTTTACGTTTATAAAACGCACTACTTTTGTGTGGTACCATTAATAGACGCTAGCAACACACAGATAGGCTATTATGTGCTTCATGTAAATACTAATGAAAAAGAGCGAAATATTTCACAAAATTATTTTGAGTCAGAAGAGCTTTTTTAA
- the panB gene encoding 3-methyl-2-oxobutanoate hydroxymethyltransferase — protein sequence MKNEKTQKKKLSINDIKNKKGIEPIVMITAYDALFAKLFDDYADIILVGDSLNMSFNMQESTIGADMNTMLYHTKAVCNGAKNTFIMADMPFGSYTNEKQAIKNAMKFFKQTNADAVKLEVGMHQVNLVKRLCEEGINVMAHIGLKPQFYKFEGGYKIKGRSEIEAKKLIEEALAFEQAGAFGILLEGTVSSVASEITKQVYVPVIGIGSGVNVDGQVLVWSDMLGFFEDFKPKFVKRYLDGADIVRKSVQSYANDVKGKIFPSEEFCY from the coding sequence ATGAAAAATGAAAAAACTCAGAAGAAAAAACTAAGCATAAATGATATAAAAAATAAAAAAGGCATTGAGCCTATTGTAATGATAACTGCTTATGATGCGCTGTTTGCTAAGCTTTTTGATGATTATGCTGATATTATTTTGGTTGGCGATAGCTTAAATATGAGTTTTAATATGCAAGAAAGCACGATAGGTGCGGATATGAATACCATGCTTTATCATACAAAGGCCGTTTGTAACGGAGCTAAAAATACTTTTATCATGGCTGATATGCCATTTGGCAGCTACACAAATGAAAAGCAAGCGATAAAAAATGCGATGAAATTTTTCAAACAGACAAATGCCGATGCGGTAAAGCTTGAAGTTGGCATGCACCAAGTAAATTTAGTGAAGCGCCTTTGTGAAGAGGGCATAAACGTTATGGCACATATCGGCTTAAAGCCTCAGTTTTATAAATTTGAAGGCGGTTATAAGATAAAAGGCAGAAGCGAGATCGAGGCAAAAAAACTAATTGAAGAGGCTTTGGCGTTTGAGCAAGCTGGAGCATTTGGCATCTTACTTGAGGGTACGGTGAGTAGCGTGGCTAGCGAGATAACAAAGCAGGTTTATGTGCCAGTTATTGGTATCGGATCCGGAGTAAACGTCGATGGGCAAGTGCTTGTATGGTCTGACATGCTTGGGTTTTTCGAAGACTTTAAACCAAAATTTGTAAAACGCTATCTTGATGGAGCGGATATTGTAAGAAAGAGTGTGCAATCCTACGCAAATGATGTAAAAGGCAAAATTTTTCCAAGTGAAGAATTTTGCTATTAG
- a CDS encoding HIT family protein encodes MIYEDKFIKIEREDNELPWIKIFTIKPFRELSDCDEASRVRLFEAMLISEKAMLEFYKPTKINIASFGNYVPHLHIHVIARFSNDAFFPDSVWANPKRKSELVLPEFNKFAKFLEEKLKASFE; translated from the coding sequence ATGATCTATGAAGATAAATTTATAAAAATCGAGCGTGAAGACAATGAACTTCCATGGATAAAAATTTTTACCATTAAGCCATTTCGTGAGCTAAGCGACTGCGATGAGGCAAGTAGAGTTAGGCTTTTTGAGGCGATGCTTATAAGCGAAAAGGCAATGCTTGAGTTTTATAAACCAACCAAAATAAACATTGCAAGCTTTGGAAACTACGTGCCACACTTGCATATTCATGTTATTGCTAGATTTAGTAATGACGCATTTTTCCCAGATAGCGTTTGGGCTAATCCAAAAAGAAAAAGTGAGCTTGTGTTGCCGGAATTTAATAAATTTGCAAAATTTTTAGAAGAAAAGTTAAAGGCTAGTTTTGAATAA
- the ruvB gene encoding Holliday junction branch migration DNA helicase RuvB — MDRIVEIEKVSFENDFEVSLRPTKFEDYIGQEKIKQNLDVFIKAAKKRNECLDHVLFYGPPGLGKTTLAHIIANEMGVSIKMTAAPMIEKSGDLAAILTNLQEGDVLFIDEIHRLSPAIEEVLYPAMEDFRLDIIIGSGPAAQTIKIDLPKFTLIGATTRAGMISAPLRDRFGMDFRLQFYTSSELSRIVQIASAKLGKECDKNASLEIAKRSRATPRIALRLLKRIRDFAEVNDELIISHERAKEGLNALGVNSLGFDEMDIRYLEILMQARRRPMGLSTIAAALSEDEGTVEDVIEPYLLANGFIERTAKGRIASAKCFETFNVKIDIEKGLFE, encoded by the coding sequence TTGGATAGAATCGTTGAAATCGAAAAAGTAAGCTTTGAAAATGACTTTGAAGTCTCGCTTAGACCGACAAAATTTGAAGACTATATCGGACAAGAAAAGATCAAGCAAAATTTAGATGTCTTTATAAAAGCAGCCAAAAAGCGAAATGAGTGCCTAGATCACGTGCTATTTTACGGCCCTCCAGGACTTGGTAAAACCACCCTTGCTCACATCATCGCAAACGAGATGGGTGTAAGTATCAAAATGACTGCAGCACCGATGATAGAAAAGAGTGGTGATCTTGCGGCGATCCTTACAAATTTACAAGAGGGCGACGTGCTTTTTATCGATGAGATCCACCGCCTAAGCCCAGCTATCGAGGAGGTGCTTTACCCTGCGATGGAGGACTTTAGGCTTGATATCATAATAGGCTCTGGCCCAGCTGCTCAGACTATCAAGATAGATCTGCCAAAATTTACACTGATTGGTGCAACGACACGTGCTGGCATGATCTCAGCGCCTTTAAGAGACCGCTTTGGGATGGACTTTAGGCTGCAGTTTTACACAAGCAGCGAGCTAAGCCGTATCGTGCAGATAGCCTCTGCCAAGCTTGGCAAAGAGTGCGATAAAAACGCCTCACTCGAGATCGCCAAACGCTCACGTGCCACGCCAAGGATCGCTCTTAGACTATTAAAGCGAATTCGCGACTTTGCCGAGGTAAATGACGAGCTAATCATCAGCCACGAGCGTGCGAAAGAGGGGCTTAACGCACTTGGTGTAAATTCGCTTGGATTTGACGAGATGGATATTAGGTATTTAGAAATTTTGATGCAAGCAAGGCGCCGTCCTATGGGGCTTAGCACGATAGCTGCGGCACTTAGTGAGGACGAGGGCACGGTTGAGGATGTCATCGAGCCATATTTGCTTGCAAATGGCTTTATCGAGCGCACCGCAAAGGGTAGAATCGCGAGTGCGAAGTGCTTTGAGACCTTTAATGTCAAGATTGATATCGAAAAAGGGCTTTTTGAGTAG
- a CDS encoding single-stranded DNA-binding protein: MFNKVVLVGNLTRDIELRYTTSGSAIGNSGIAVTRKFNTNGEKREETCFIDISFFGKSAEIANQYLSKGSKLLVEGRLKFDQWTDNNGQNRSKHSIVVENMEMLGGNSGANGQSQGGFNQNSSYSQQRNNGSNNSYGNGGYQNSAPQRQQMQPQNKKVQEEYYEEKIPDINIDADNFDGDNEIPF, from the coding sequence ATGTTCAATAAAGTAGTCTTGGTTGGAAATTTAACTAGAGATATAGAGCTTAGATATACTACTAGTGGATCTGCTATAGGAAATTCTGGTATCGCTGTTACTAGAAAATTTAATACTAACGGCGAGAAACGTGAAGAAACGTGCTTTATTGACATATCATTCTTTGGCAAATCAGCTGAAATAGCAAATCAATATTTAAGCAAAGGCTCCAAACTTCTAGTTGAAGGAAGATTGAAATTTGATCAATGGACCGACAATAATGGACAAAACCGCTCAAAGCACTCAATCGTAGTTGAAAATATGGAGATGCTTGGCGGAAATAGCGGAGCTAATGGACAAAGTCAAGGTGGATTTAATCAAAATAGTTCATACTCGCAACAACGAAATAATGGTTCAAACAATAGCTATGGTAATGGTGGATATCAAAATTCAGCGCCACAAAGACAGCAAATGCAACCACAAAATAAAAAAGTACAAGAAGAGTACTATGAGGAGAAAATCCCTGATATAAACATTGACGCCGATAATTTTGATGGCGACAACGAAATACCGTTTTAA
- a CDS encoding AI-2E family transporter has product MNNRLFFGIFVFCALALVVYLFKPYLLDIFIAALLAVAVSNVQIAFLSLTKNRKTLSSALTTSVLLCLFIAPLLYAVVEIAKYAAGFDINNVTKTIEFIKNYDFRMPESINFLEPKIKEFIGGLDIKMLFSQLATNLASLGKLSLKFGVDMIIILVFFFFCNLYGNELINYLKYALPLKQDDTESILSEVGNVMSVVFYSTIANMIIQGFLFAIVTSFYGYDGVLTGIFFSFASLIPVVGGILAWGPISIYEFANGNTAAAITIAIYTIVVISFAADTLLKPLVIKFINSKLVKIPTKINELLIFFAMLAGITTFGFWGVILGPAIVTFFISTIKLYTLLRERNFV; this is encoded by the coding sequence ATGAACAATAGACTATTTTTTGGAATTTTTGTATTTTGTGCTTTGGCTTTGGTGGTCTATCTTTTTAAACCATATTTGCTTGATATTTTTATCGCTGCGCTGCTTGCTGTCGCGGTTTCAAATGTCCAAATCGCATTTTTATCGCTCACTAAAAACCGCAAGACGCTTTCATCGGCTCTTACCACATCTGTGCTTCTTTGCTTATTTATCGCCCCACTTCTTTATGCGGTGGTTGAGATCGCAAAATACGCAGCTGGCTTTGATATAAACAATGTCACAAAGACTATCGAATTTATCAAAAATTATGATTTTAGGATGCCTGAGTCGATAAATTTTTTAGAGCCAAAGATAAAAGAATTTATCGGTGGACTTGATATTAAAATGCTTTTTTCTCAACTTGCGACAAATCTTGCAAGTCTAGGTAAGTTAAGCCTTAAATTTGGCGTTGATATGATCATTATTTTGGTCTTTTTCTTCTTTTGCAATCTTTATGGCAATGAACTAATCAACTATCTAAAATATGCACTTCCGCTAAAGCAAGATGACACAGAGTCTATTTTAAGTGAGGTTGGTAACGTGATGAGTGTGGTTTTTTATTCAACCATTGCAAATATGATAATACAAGGCTTTTTATTTGCTATTGTCACAAGCTTTTACGGCTATGACGGCGTGCTAACTGGCATCTTTTTTAGCTTTGCTTCGCTTATTCCAGTTGTTGGCGGTATTTTGGCATGGGGGCCTATTAGCATTTATGAGTTTGCAAATGGCAACACAGCAGCAGCGATAACTATCGCAATTTATACGATCGTAGTGATCTCATTTGCAGCTGATACGCTTTTAAAGCCACTTGTTATTAAATTTATAAACTCAAAGCTGGTCAAAATACCAACAAAGATAAATGAACTTCTTATATTCTTTGCGATGCTTGCAGGTATCACGACATTTGGGTTTTGGGGCGTGATCCTTGGACCGGCGATTGTGACATTTTTTATCTCGACTATCAAGCTTTATACGCTTTTAAGAGAGAGAAATTTTGTATAA
- a CDS encoding bifunctional 3,4-dihydroxy-2-butanone 4-phosphate synthase/GTP cyclohydrolase II, translating to MAFENVLKAIEDIKNGKMVIMVDDEDRENEGDLVFSAASSDMQKVNFAITHAKGVLCLAMDEANAKRLDLPLMVSKNTSSHETAFTVTIDAKEATTGVSAYERDMTIRLAASIDSVPENFVRPGHIFPLIAKKGGVLVRTGHTEGSVDLCKLAGVSPMAAICEIVKEDGTMARRDYLEEFCKKFDLNMISVSELVEYRLSHESLIEVSPAKSVKICGFEAKRYDIKDHENKNHAAYVFGETKAQTNVKFQKISKDHELLSGDKFDNLLKALDFLSKNGGVLLFLDSNKSDTSSQKDYGIGAQILKYFGISEIELLSSNKNKEFVSLAGFGLDIKGYKEI from the coding sequence ATGGCATTTGAAAATGTATTAAAAGCGATTGAAGATATAAAAAATGGCAAAATGGTAATTATGGTCGATGACGAAGACCGTGAGAATGAAGGAGACTTGGTCTTTTCAGCGGCAAGCAGCGATATGCAAAAGGTAAATTTTGCGATCACTCATGCAAAAGGTGTGCTTTGCCTTGCGATGGATGAAGCAAACGCAAAAAGACTTGATTTGCCGCTAATGGTTTCTAAAAATACATCCAGCCACGAAACTGCATTTACTGTCACAATTGACGCAAAGGAGGCAACGACAGGCGTAAGTGCTTATGAGCGTGATATGACGATTAGACTTGCTGCTAGTATTGATTCAGTGCCTGAAAATTTTGTAAGGCCTGGGCATATATTTCCGCTTATTGCAAAAAAAGGTGGCGTCCTCGTTCGTACAGGTCATACTGAAGGATCAGTTGATCTTTGCAAACTCGCTGGCGTTAGTCCAATGGCAGCGATTTGTGAGATCGTAAAAGAAGATGGAACAATGGCAAGACGTGATTATTTGGAGGAATTCTGTAAAAAATTTGACCTAAACATGATAAGCGTTTCTGAGTTAGTAGAATACAGACTTAGCCACGAAAGCTTAATAGAAGTTTCGCCCGCAAAGAGTGTAAAAATCTGTGGTTTTGAAGCAAAAAGATATGACATAAAAGATCACGAAAATAAAAATCACGCTGCCTATGTTTTTGGAGAGACAAAAGCGCAAACTAATGTAAAATTTCAAAAAATAAGCAAAGACCATGAGCTTTTAAGCGGAGATAAATTTGATAATTTATTAAAGGCGTTGGATTTTTTAAGTAAAAATGGCGGAGTGTTACTATTTTTAGACAGCAATAAAAGCGATACAAGCTCGCAAAAAGATTATGGCATTGGGGCACAAATTTTAAAGTATTTTGGCATAAGCGAAATTGAACTTTTAAGCTCAAATAAAAATAAAGAATTTGTAAGCCTTGCAGGTTTTGGTCTTGATATAAAAGGCTATAAAGAAATTTAA
- a CDS encoding sensor histidine kinase has product MHKSFKIQIIATFVIMSLFCFQSFVILNLSQKNSTSKALFGAMKHETIIKNSFLKNENITPSLKYKFAIYDVNFNPIISNLSKQPSNFKFVTLEENGFLFYKSFFIKDKTPYYIVVEKELDNEKSIFLAALMLLVILVAVLFIVYFLYLSSVKPYKEFQKYMNNFFNDAMHELKTPLGVAGMNLEMLGLENKYITRIKNALKQMQITYEDVEYFIKRGYIKFPLERLNLGEYIIERVKFLSSVADVKHIEIKTNLEGDAFTMLSKVEAQRIIDNTITNAIKYSPKESEIIVNLELEADRINLSVQDFGKGIKDVKKVWKRYVREDEIQGGFGLGLNIVSEICQKHDILYGVDSVYNEGSTFYYKFKRA; this is encoded by the coding sequence ATGCACAAGAGCTTTAAGATTCAGATCATAGCGACATTTGTCATAATGTCGCTCTTTTGTTTTCAAAGCTTTGTGATCTTAAATTTAAGTCAAAAAAACAGCACTTCAAAAGCTCTTTTTGGTGCGATGAAGCATGAAACTATTATCAAAAATTCGTTTTTAAAAAATGAAAATATAACTCCTTCTTTAAAGTATAAATTTGCGATCTATGATGTAAATTTTAATCCAATTATTTCAAATCTCTCCAAGCAGCCAAGCAACTTTAAATTTGTAACACTTGAAGAAAATGGCTTCTTGTTTTATAAAAGTTTTTTTATAAAGGATAAAACGCCTTATTATATTGTCGTTGAAAAAGAGCTTGATAATGAAAAAAGTATATTTCTAGCGGCACTTATGCTCCTTGTCATCCTTGTGGCTGTGCTTTTTATCGTCTATTTTTTATATCTAAGCAGCGTTAAGCCCTATAAAGAGTTTCAAAAGTATATGAACAACTTCTTTAACGACGCCATGCACGAGCTAAAGACCCCACTTGGCGTAGCTGGCATGAATCTTGAGATGCTTGGGCTTGAAAACAAGTATATAACTCGCATCAAAAACGCCTTAAAACAGATGCAAATAACCTACGAAGATGTCGAGTATTTTATAAAGCGTGGCTACATAAAATTTCCACTTGAGCGCCTAAATTTGGGCGAATATATAATAGAGCGAGTGAAATTTCTCTCAAGCGTGGCCGATGTCAAACACATCGAGATAAAGACAAATTTAGAAGGCGATGCATTTACTATGCTAAGCAAGGTCGAAGCTCAACGCATCATCGATAACACCATCACAAACGCCATAAAATACAGCCCAAAAGAGAGCGAGATAATAGTAAATTTAGAGCTTGAAGCAGACCGCATAAATCTTAGCGTGCAGGACTTTGGCAAGGGGATAAAGGACGTCAAAAAGGTCTGGAAAAGATACGTCAGAGAGGATGAAATCCAAGGTGGCTTTGGTCTTGGGCTAAATATCGTCAGCGAAATTTGCCAAAAACATGACATTTTATACGGTGTTGATAGCGTTTATAATGAAGGCAGCACCTTTTACTATAAATTTAAACGAGCTTAG
- the rpsF gene encoding 30S ribosomal protein S6 has protein sequence MKHYELLFILKPTLTEEEVKAKVDFVKEVITKNGGEIATVVEMGTRKLAYTIKKYERGTYFVIYYKAPPALLAELTRNVRITEDIIRFLSVKYENKREIAAWERLCKGIKQTIKKETREPRAPREPRVEKVDEQTFAEE, from the coding sequence ATGAAACATTACGAGCTTTTATTTATTCTTAAGCCGACACTAACGGAAGAGGAAGTTAAAGCTAAAGTTGACTTCGTAAAAGAAGTTATAACAAAAAACGGCGGCGAGATCGCTACTGTCGTTGAGATGGGCACTAGAAAACTAGCCTATACCATCAAAAAATATGAGCGTGGAACATACTTTGTTATCTATTACAAAGCCCCGCCAGCACTTCTTGCAGAGCTTACAAGAAATGTAAGGATCACTGAGGATATCATAAGATTTTTAAGCGTTAAATATGAAAATAAACGCGAAATCGCAGCTTGGGAAAGACTTTGCAAAGGCATCAAACAAACTATCAAAAAAGAGACTCGCGAGCCAAGAGCACCACGCGAGCCAAGAGTTGAAAAAGTAGACGAGCAAACTTTTGCAGAAGAATAA
- a CDS encoding histidine phosphotransferase: protein MGILKRLEIDYSYDIVEEFLSHYALMCDLLEPLIINLGRADKYKDSILELTRIFHNIKSAAGFMHLDPILKLTTLAEEITQEARSLKGPANDKFIDWLLLISDQFNKYKDDVENDFEYFSVLEPKIIDVPAKLN from the coding sequence ATGGGTATATTAAAAAGGCTTGAAATAGATTACTCTTATGACATAGTTGAAGAATTTTTATCTCACTATGCTTTAATGTGCGATTTACTCGAGCCTTTGATAATAAATTTAGGAAGAGCTGATAAATATAAAGATAGCATCCTAGAGCTTACTAGGATTTTTCATAATATTAAATCAGCAGCAGGATTCATGCATCTTGATCCGATATTAAAGCTTACAACTTTAGCTGAAGAGATAACTCAAGAGGCAAGAAGTCTAAAGGGTCCAGCAAATGATAAATTTATAGATTGGTTACTACTTATTAGCGATCAGTTTAATAAATATAAAGATGACGTCGAGAACGATTTTGAATATTTTAGCGTTCTTGAACCAAAAATCATTGATGTACCTGCAAAACTTAACTAA
- a CDS encoding response regulator transcription factor — protein sequence MKILLLEDDLGFQESVCEFLQTLDYEVTAVSDGQEACDLIEKNFYHLFILDIKVPGVNGHEVIKYIRSLNPNAPIMITTSLVDIGDMAIGYELGCNEYLKKPFELAELKFRVAELMRKYYGTDDKNIVKINDEFSFNLNKRALFKNGKMVDLSAKEVALVECLVSHLNSYVSMEELRDLVWNDKEIEGADIRMHVLKIRNKTTSDFITSKRRIGYKIDAQEL from the coding sequence TTGAAAATTTTGCTTTTAGAAGATGATTTAGGGTTTCAAGAGAGCGTCTGTGAGTTTTTGCAGACGCTTGATTATGAAGTTACAGCGGTGAGCGATGGCCAAGAGGCGTGTGATCTGATAGAGAAAAATTTCTATCACCTTTTTATACTTGATATAAAAGTCCCTGGCGTAAATGGACATGAAGTTATCAAGTACATAAGGAGCTTAAATCCAAACGCTCCTATCATGATAACAACATCTTTAGTTGATATAGGCGATATGGCGATTGGCTACGAGCTTGGCTGTAATGAATACCTAAAAAAGCCATTTGAACTTGCTGAGCTTAAATTTAGAGTAGCTGAGCTTATGAGAAAATACTATGGTACTGATGATAAGAACATAGTAAAGATCAATGACGAGTTTAGCTTTAATCTAAACAAGCGTGCGCTATTTAAAAACGGCAAAATGGTCGATCTTAGCGCAAAAGAAGTCGCACTTGTTGAGTGTCTAGTTTCGCATCTAAATTCTTATGTCAGTATGGAAGAGCTAAGAGATCTTGTCTGGAACGATAAAGAGATCGAGGGCGCTGATATCAGAATGCATGTTTTAAAGATAAGAAACAAAACAACTAGTGACTTTATCACTTCAAAGAGGCGTATAGGCTACAAGATAGATGCACAAGAGCTTTAA
- the rpsR gene encoding 30S ribosomal protein S18 → MAEKRKYSRKYCKFTEAKIDFIDYKDTSLLKYCLSERFKIMPRRLTGTSKRHQEMVEKAIKRARHAAIIPYIVDRKDVVSNPFDGL, encoded by the coding sequence ATGGCAGAAAAAAGAAAATATTCACGCAAATATTGTAAATTTACAGAAGCTAAAATTGATTTTATAGATTATAAGGATACTTCTCTTTTGAAGTATTGCTTATCAGAGAGATTTAAAATAATGCCAAGGCGTTTAACTGGCACATCAAAAAGACATCAAGAAATGGTAGAAAAAGCGATCAAAAGAGCTCGTCATGCAGCTATTATACCTTACATAGTAGATCGCAAAGATGTAGTTTCAAATCCTTTTGATGGACTATAA